AACCGATCATGGGTCTAATTCGAAAATTTCTCAATAATTGTTTTATTTGTCAAGAACCGATGAACCAGTTGAAAACTAGTTGGACAACggtcaataattttttaaaaataattgattttttggttatatgtataattatttggatttttgctaaaatattattttggcaGTATTagagtttattttattttttaaaccttgataaatattttattattatttatatacacatttaagatttttaaaatttaaatatattatctaCTAAATATACTactatttaatataatataacattGTTTCAGTCTACCATTTGTTTGAACCAGTCTGAACGTTTGAACTATTATTTTAAGATAGACTGGTTTGATTATCAGTTAGGTTATAGTAACATTGTATTGAACTACATACTTAGGGTTTGACTTTTCCATAATTATGGGAGGATGTTtcaaactttttatttttttggaaattttgtTTAGGCGGATGGATGAATttgataagaaaaaaaatttcaaattttgtatGATTGAGTGCTTGCCGTTTTATTAAAAGTTATAGCTATCAGTCAAGGCgcaattttatttctttatactTGTGGCAATGCAAAGTACACTTACATGGATACTAATGAGTCGAGCTGTTAGGTGTGTTTAAAGTTGTGTGAATAAACTATTTCACAGCTTTGGTATTAACAGTCTTGGTTTAAACATGTGCAATTTTTCCCCCTTTCCCTAGCAAAATTAACAATCTCTTCCCTCCTATACTTTGTAATTATAATTCATTTAGAGGGTAATTTGGTCATAGACTGGAAAAATTCTTAATTTATCTCACCCACAAAAATCATCTAAAAATACTGAATAGGTTCTAATTACAATTCtggtcattttatttatttatttatttattttatttttttttgaaaagggctctataaaattttgattttgatagcCCGAGATTTAGTGGGCCGTTCAATAATCATATGGGCCGCAATCGCGTGGCCCAAATCGACATGCTCTAGGGTTTTGTTGCTCCACATTTATATGTTCTCCATTTGCCGCTTTATCTCCTCTAGCACACTCATCTTGGTTCCCTGCTCAGGTACCTCCTTCCACCATTTACAATCTTTTTTCATGCGCGTATATGTATTTGTAGAGGTATTTTGTTTGTTAATTCATTGAAGGGATATTGATTTCGATGtttttttaatttgtggaattGTTTTGCTGATACGCAGCAGACCTTGATTCGGAGGAGTTGAAGTTCTTGAATCATGAGGTTTGTTGAATTGTTTTATCCTGTAGTTTTCGTTGATTTTGATAGTGAAGTGTAATGGGTGGTTCCTCTTGCTTCTATGTAACATCGAGTAGGATTCCTAATTCATCCTCCAATACTTGGTATTTTCCATTTAATAGTTTTAAGAGGATTTAAGTGATGCAATGTATGAGGATATGCTTGGATGTGTTGTCCGTAAGCAAATATTTGCATCCTTTGATATGTTTTTCTGTTTGATCTCCTTGAGTGTTGGCATTCTGATTGAGAAATTTTCcggttatatgtatttttaaaattcaccAAATCATTTATGGTGTTGGCTGTGGTCtgaaggatatgagttatgatatCTCTTTGATTGTTTCGTTTAAATTTATGCTGCTCTTTTTACCTATGGTGCCAAGATTCCATCTTTTTCTTGGGGGGATGGTAGTTGGGCTCTGGGTGAaactttttatttcaatttgaATTTTTACTCGAGTGGTATACATGCTTGCTTACTTTTAACCCTTTGCAAATCCTTGGTTCGCGGTTTTCCCCTGTTTATAGTTGTAATTATGAAAACAAAAGGGATTTTATTTCAAGACTGCAATGAAGTGTTAAAGGTTCATACAGAGATTATTGGCACATCTATATGTGAATGCTTCTGTGCGTTGATTCTAATGCTTTTGCAGTAAACTTCAGAGTGATGCTGTGAGGGAAGCCATTTCTCAGATAACAAGTGATGTTAAGGAGAAAAAGCGCAACTTTACTGAGACAATTGAGCTTCAGATTGGATTGAAGAACTATGATCCTCAGAAGGACAAGCGATTCAGTGGTTCTGTAAAATTGCCTCACATCCCAAGACCCAAAATGAAAGTCTGTATGCTTGGAGATGCTCAGCATGTGGAAGAGGTATACAATTTACCTTGTTGAGGGTGTAAAAATTTTCACATGTTCTCTATGACAATCTTGTTCATTTCATGTAACCCCCATATATATTTGCAGGCCGAGAAAATTGGTTTGGAATCAATGGATGTGGAGGCTCTGAAGAAATTGAACAAAAACAAGAAATTGGTCAAGAAGCTCGCAAAAAAGTACCATGCTTTTTTGGCCTCAGAAGCTGTTATCAAGCAAATTCCCCGTCTCTTGGGCCCTGGTCTTAACAAGGCAGGTTAGTGAAAGTGACCCTGCTGGGATTTTACTCGAGTATGTGTAGCAGTAGGTAAGAGATCATCTTCTGAATGATGATGATCATATTTTGTGGGCACCTTTTTGACCAATGGAGATAACCATTGTCATAAAATGTCATAAAATTGAGTCCAATTTCAAGTCGCCTTGTATGAAAATGCAGGTAAGTTTCCCACCCTTGTGTCCCACCAAGAATCTCTAGAATCCAAGGTGAATGAGACCAAAGCTACCGTCAAATTCCAATTGAAGAAGGTGCTTTGCATGGGGGTTGCTGTTGGAAATTGTGACATGGAAGAGAAACAAATTTTCCAAAATGTGCAAATGAGTGTCAACTTCCTCGTTTCTCTTTTGAAGAAAAACTGGCAAAATGTGAGTCAAAAATTTCCATTATATTTTAGCCATCTAAATATATCTTGCTTAACATTAGCTATAATGTTTGCTGACGGTGatggaataaatttttttagatgtaccatatctcaaaaatattgTTGAAGCTTGAAAATAATTTACCTTAAATGTGTCGTATATATGGTTATTTCACCTTCTAATTTGCTGAAGGGTCGTTTTGTTGTCAATCAGGTGAGGTGCTTGTACTTGAAGAGCACGATGGGGAAGCCACAACGCGTATTCTGAGGTGATATTCTTGTTTAATTTGGAAGATCAAATGAGTTTTCTTGTATTCGAGTTGAAATGTGGAAGATGGATTATGGagattgttttgttttgttttgagaCAACAAACTCTACTTTACTCATTTAGTATTTTACCATGAAGATGTGGGCAAGAAGACAGGTCGAAATGTGGGCAAGAAGGtgtcattttcttttatggttAAGAGAAGTAATACTAGGAAcctgatttaggtgattttaagtgGATGAAAAAGCTTTTTTTAATCTTTATGGaaactttatattttatatacttGGCCCTTGGATGAATGTGTTTTTCTAAAAGGCAACGACATAATGGTTAACTGCTGGAGTTCTATATTAAACATGGGCTTCCATTTGTCTTCTTGGACGAAAGGGATATGGAAGAATCGTTCAACATGAGATACCAACTCGTTCTACATCACTCCCATTTTTTCATCTTTATTTTCTGCTTTAGATtataatttgatttgatttggatatctaaattattatgagtaaaatttattttggtatatgaattattaataaattgataaatgaattaattgaaatatcTTAATTGGTACATTAACTGTAAATTGATATacgatcaaattttaaaaaaattaattttaccttTAACTTCATTACTTTTAAGTTCCATTACCTGTTACcattaataaattcaagaacAGATGTTTATCCATGACATGGCAACacagtttatatatataatataaggaatATTTTGGcatataagtaatatttttaatggtCAAATTGGGTTGGAGatatttcacaaaattgataTGTGAAATGTTCTATTAGgagtttttttttgtaaattcatTTTGgtacacatttttattttttagattatttaatttgttttattgattaatttttgaaaaattatatttatttaaaagttatattttgataaataattgtCCATtcgaatataaaaataatttttttattatattgttaacaatataacaaaaaaatatctaTCACAAGAActcaaatatattatatttggaCGAacgaaataaaaataataaccaatttagtttttcaaaatttaatattgattTATTGGAATTCGGGAATGTGATTATCATGAAATTTATAGATTGAGAATGATCGAATTTTTTCATGCGTCATCGTCAAAGATGAAACCAAGATTTCTTGTTTGGGCCgactaaaataaatatcataattgtttgatataaatttttattatgtgAAAATATATTGCAAATGTAACACACATCACGCTAGATAatatttttaccaaaaaaataaataaatatatcaaataaaCGAAGACAAGGCATATGTGATGCTcatgttaaaagtaaaaatttactgtgaaaaataaaaatctcaaacttacaaaatatattaaactagacactttataaaattttgtctacttaattgtgttcttcttcacaaattgagggacctatttatataatttctttgaaataatccaaaaataaatacatcattacatacatcatcctACACtaatttcaatatttacaactcttattttcaacattcaatactttcaattctttattttcaacactccctcttgtgatgatgatcatgatacaatgattgtttcattacgtgttttataCTGCCTTGTTAAAATttttactaggaaaaacccattgggataaaaaccatagtaaggaaaAAAATGTACAGTCACGTAAAATTTCACTCATGTTAACACGaattatttttcacaaatttcgtagattgcgcatctcaatgttatatatatatgatttctgaatattgtcgtaggaagtgcctttgtgaacagatctgatgagtttttatttgattgaatgtaacgaatatcaatatatctattcttctcaagctcttgGGTGAATGCGAAAAATTTAGGGgtaatatgtttagttctatcgttttttttgcatatttctttcatttgagtaacatgtgcagcattatcttcatatggTATCACATGCTTCTTGTCAAATGATAATACGcatgagattttatatgttcggtcattgattttagccacacacattcacggtttgcttcatgtagtgcaataatctcggcgtgatttgatgaagttgttacaagTGTTTGTTTCAGTGAACACCGAGAAATTGtcgtgcctccacgagtaataTCCGATTTGGGAACGTGctttgtgtggatcagataaatacccatcatcagcataaccaattattcTTTGATTGGTATCTTTTGAATTCAAAAGTCATAAGTATGTCGTTTCTCGTAGATAacagaatatatgtttaattttatTCCAGTGTCTTTTTGTTGGATATGAGCTAAATCTTACTAATAAATTTATAgtaaaagatatatcaggtcttGTACAATTTGCAAGATACATAAGAGCACCAATAGTACTTAGATAtgatacttctggaccaagaataactttatcatcttcacatggccttccacgcttcaatcGTTTTGTGACATCATGAgtgtcttcaatttgtttctttgaaaTTTCGATTCGAGCAATGGCATTTacaacatgtatatatgatttagttactctttttgtgtctgcaaatgcatctggtatttgatttgctattctttgcaagtgcacaatttgttgtacatttTTTCACATTATTTAGTTCTTGAATCCaaatgtaacaatgatgatgtataccacgtaattttcttttcgatatATTTCTTTCTCCCCTAACATTGAGAAGATTTCCTCGTTAAAATGACAATCGGCAAAACGAGTTATAAACACGTCGCCTGTTTGAGGCtaaagatatcgaatgattgataggctatcataaccgatataaatttcgatctttctttgaggtcccatttttgtTCGTTGAGGCTATGCATAGACACATATatcatacatccaaaaattctcagatgagaaatatcTAGTTTTTTGCCGAAGGCAAGCTGTAATGAgaagtatttatgatatgtaCTTGGTCTGATGCAAATTAatgcagcagcatgtaaaattgcatgtccccatatagaaacaaGGAGTTTTTTTTCCATAATCTTTGCTctagcaatcagttgcagacgtttaatcaatgattcagctaatccattttgtgtatgtatatgagcaacatgatgctcaacaatgattcacATTGACATACAATAATTATCGAAAGTCTGTGCCAGCATTAtcaaatctaattttttttgatTGTACGATTGGGAAATTGATTccgtaattttattatttgagcaagtaatcttgcaaatgccatatttcgagttgataataaacatacatgtgaccatctgctggagacatcaatcaataccataaaatatctaaaatagtctacatggtggatgaattggcccacaaatatcaccctgaatacgttcaagaaacatgggTGATTCGGTTTGGATTTTAGCTGGTGATGATCTTATAATAaatttccaagagaacatgatttgcattgaaacttattattttgaaagatcttcaggtctttcagcgg
The Primulina tabacum isolate GXHZ01 chromosome 9, ASM2559414v2, whole genome shotgun sequence DNA segment above includes these coding regions:
- the LOC142555159 gene encoding large ribosomal subunit protein uL1z, which gives rise to MSKLQSDAVREAISQITSDVKEKKRNFTETIELQIGLKNYDPQKDKRFSGSVKLPHIPRPKMKVCMLGDAQHVEEAEKIGLESMDVEALKKLNKNKKLVKKLAKKYHAFLASEAVIKQIPRLLGPGLNKAGKFPTLVSHQESLESKVNETKATVKFQLKKVLCMGVAVGNCDMEEKQIFQNVQMSVNFLVSLLKKNWQNVRCLYLKSTMGKPQRVF